In a genomic window of Coprococcus eutactus:
- a CDS encoding O-acetylhomoserine aminocarboxypropyltransferase/cysteine synthase family protein, translating into MAKKTRAERNLKFETLQLHVGQETADPVTDARAVPIYQTSSFVFHNSQHAADRFALKDAGNIYGRLTNPTEDVFERRIAALEGGVAALAVGSGAAAVTYTIQNLALAGDHIVAAKNIYGGTYNLLAHTLKDYNVDTTFVDPLDPQAFEDAIQENTKALYIEVLGNPNSEVSDIETIAKIAHAHKIPLVIDSTFATPYLVRPIEYGADIVVHSATKFIGGHGTTIGGVIIDSGNFDWKASGKFPQLTEPNESYHGVSFVDAAGPAAFVTRIRAILLRDTGATISPIHSWIFLQGLETLSLRVERHVSNALKVVEYLNNHPLVEKVNHPSVSTDPEQQRLYKKYFPNGGGSIFTFEIKGDAETAKKFIDNLEIFSLLANVADVKSLAIHPASTTHSELNEAELIDQGIKQNTIRLSIGTENIDDIIEDLDEAFKAIQE; encoded by the coding sequence ATGGCAAAGAAGACAAGAGCAGAGAGAAATTTAAAGTTTGAGACATTACAGTTACACGTAGGACAGGAGACAGCAGACCCAGTTACGGATGCAAGAGCGGTACCAATCTACCAGACATCGTCATTCGTATTTCACAACTCACAGCATGCAGCTGACAGATTTGCACTCAAGGATGCCGGCAACATCTACGGAAGACTTACAAACCCAACAGAGGATGTATTCGAGAGAAGAATCGCAGCCCTCGAGGGTGGCGTTGCAGCATTGGCAGTTGGCTCAGGCGCAGCAGCAGTTACATATACAATTCAGAACCTTGCACTTGCAGGAGACCACATTGTAGCAGCAAAGAATATTTACGGCGGAACATACAATCTCCTTGCACATACACTCAAGGATTACAATGTAGATACAACATTCGTTGATCCACTTGATCCACAGGCATTTGAGGATGCTATCCAGGAGAACACAAAGGCCCTCTACATCGAGGTCCTTGGAAATCCTAACTCAGAGGTTTCAGATATCGAGACAATTGCAAAGATCGCTCACGCACACAAGATTCCACTTGTGATCGACAGCACATTTGCAACACCATACCTTGTAAGACCTATCGAGTACGGTGCGGACATCGTAGTTCACTCAGCGACAAAGTTCATTGGTGGACACGGAACAACTATCGGTGGCGTCATCATCGACAGCGGTAACTTCGACTGGAAGGCATCAGGCAAGTTCCCACAGCTCACTGAGCCAAATGAGAGCTACCACGGTGTAAGCTTTGTAGACGCAGCAGGTCCTGCAGCATTTGTCACAAGGATCAGAGCTATCCTTCTCCGTGACACAGGTGCTACGATCTCACCAATACACTCATGGATATTCCTTCAGGGACTTGAGACACTGTCACTCCGTGTTGAGAGACATGTATCAAATGCACTCAAGGTAGTTGAGTACCTGAACAACCATCCACTTGTTGAGAAGGTAAACCATCCTTCAGTATCCACAGATCCTGAGCAGCAGAGACTGTATAAGAAGTACTTCCCTAACGGCGGTGGTTCGATCTTCACATTTGAGATCAAGGGCGATGCAGAGACAGCCAAGAAGTTCATCGATAACCTGGAGATATTCTCACTTCTTGCAAATGTCGCTGATGTTAAGTCACTGGCTATCCACCCGGCATCAACAACTCACTCAGAGTTGAACGAGGCTGAGCTTATCGATCAGGGAATCAAGCAGAACACGATCAGACTTTCAATCGGTACTGAGAACATAGACGATATCATCGAGGATCTTGACGAGGCATTCAAGGCAATTCAGGAGTAA
- a CDS encoding RrF2 family transcriptional regulator — protein MKVSTKGRYALRFLINIASRTDGKPVSIKDVAAQEEISEKYLEQITSMLNSGGLVKSTRGPQGGYLLRKAPEDITVGMVLRLTEGGISPVACLDADEFQCDREARCSTIGLWRRLDKAIRDVVDTTTIADLVAERPEAADNYCI, from the coding sequence ATGAAAGTATCCACAAAAGGACGTTACGCTCTGCGTTTTCTTATAAATATAGCATCGAGGACAGACGGCAAGCCAGTGAGCATCAAGGATGTTGCCGCACAGGAGGAAATATCCGAGAAATACCTTGAGCAGATCACTTCTATGCTGAACTCCGGCGGGCTGGTGAAGAGCACCAGAGGACCGCAGGGAGGCTATCTTCTAAGGAAAGCACCGGAGGACATAACTGTTGGAATGGTTTTAAGGCTCACTGAGGGCGGCATATCTCCTGTTGCGTGCCTTGATGCAGATGAATTCCAGTGCGACCGCGAGGCAAGATGCTCCACCATAGGTCTCTGGCGCAGACTGGACAAAGCGATCCGGGACGTGGTAGACACCACCACCATCGCTGACCTTGTGGCAGAAAGACCTGAGGCGGCAGATAACTATTGCATTTAA
- a CDS encoding AzlD domain-containing protein: MNIYIYIITMAVVTYLIRMVPLVAFRKKIENRFVNSFLYYVPYSCLTALTLPSILYSTESIISAVCGFAVALILGIKQKGLIVVAAAACVTVFVVEWILKLM; the protein is encoded by the coding sequence ATGAATATATACATATATATAATAACCATGGCGGTCGTCACCTACCTCATAAGAATGGTGCCGCTGGTGGCGTTCCGCAAGAAGATAGAGAACAGATTCGTCAATTCATTCCTCTATTATGTGCCGTATTCATGTCTCACGGCACTTACACTTCCGTCTATACTATACAGTACGGAGAGTATCATAAGCGCTGTGTGTGGATTTGCGGTTGCACTCATACTTGGAATAAAGCAAAAGGGACTTATAGTTGTCGCTGCTGCGGCATGTGTGACCGTGTTCGTGGTGGAGTGGATATTGAAGCTTATGTAG
- the thrS gene encoding threonine--tRNA ligase, producing MVNFKEDEQLKTLNHSCAHLMAQAIKHLYPQAKFWVGPVVAEGFYYDVDLGDDVIRGEEDLAAIEKEMKKIAKSGKKIIRKEISKEEALEMFKDDEYKLDLINGLEDGTITCYEQGDFTDLCRGPHVDNVKLCRNFKLIRHSGAYWKGDSKNKVLQRIYGVCFPTKEELEEHLQLLEEAKERDHRKIGKDMQLFMVDDLVGRGLPMFLPKGYTVWQELENYIKRKERKLGYLHVMTPCVGTVNLYKTSGHWDHYKDNMFPAMEMEGESFVLRPMNCPHHMMIYANKMHSYKDLPIRIAEIAHDFRFEASGTLKGIERGRHFCQNDSHIFVTPDQIEEEFAGVVKLIFDTYKDFGITDYRCVLSLRDPEDKVKYHDDDEMWNKAENALRRVLDDIGIDYTEEIGEAAFYGPKLDVNVKPAVGNEYTLSTCQLDFCLPAKFDLKYIDKDGEKKTPVVLHRAILGSLDRFMAYILEETKGNLPTWLAPVQVRVMPVKTDNEDLMAYAHKVVDALDAIDVRVELDDRAEKLGYRMREGQVQKVPYLLVIGFNEAENGTVSYRLHGEADTTVLPLDEFVQKIDTEIKTMAHK from the coding sequence ATGGTTAATTTCAAAGAAGACGAACAGCTTAAGACACTGAATCATTCCTGTGCACATCTTATGGCACAGGCTATCAAGCATTTGTACCCACAGGCAAAGTTCTGGGTAGGACCGGTAGTTGCAGAAGGATTCTACTATGATGTAGATCTCGGCGATGACGTTATCAGAGGCGAGGAAGATCTCGCAGCCATCGAGAAAGAGATGAAGAAGATTGCCAAGAGCGGCAAGAAGATCATCCGCAAGGAGATATCCAAGGAAGAAGCTCTTGAGATGTTCAAGGATGACGAGTACAAGCTCGATCTTATAAATGGACTTGAGGATGGAACGATCACATGCTATGAGCAGGGTGATTTCACAGACCTCTGCCGTGGACCTCACGTAGACAATGTAAAGCTTTGCCGTAACTTCAAGCTCATCAGACATTCAGGAGCTTACTGGAAGGGCGACAGCAAGAACAAGGTTCTCCAGAGAATATATGGCGTGTGCTTCCCTACAAAGGAGGAGCTTGAGGAGCATCTTCAGTTACTTGAGGAGGCAAAGGAGAGAGACCACAGAAAGATCGGCAAGGACATGCAGCTCTTCATGGTCGATGACCTTGTAGGACGTGGACTTCCAATGTTCCTTCCAAAGGGATATACAGTATGGCAGGAGCTTGAGAACTACATCAAGCGCAAGGAGAGAAAGCTTGGCTATCTCCACGTTATGACACCTTGTGTAGGTACAGTAAACCTCTACAAGACATCAGGTCACTGGGATCACTACAAGGACAACATGTTCCCGGCAATGGAGATGGAGGGAGAGTCATTTGTACTTCGTCCAATGAACTGCCCGCACCACATGATGATATATGCAAACAAGATGCACTCATATAAGGATCTTCCTATCAGGATCGCTGAGATCGCACACGACTTCAGATTTGAGGCAAGTGGTACACTCAAGGGTATTGAGAGAGGAAGACACTTCTGTCAGAACGATTCACATATATTTGTGACACCAGACCAGATCGAGGAAGAGTTTGCAGGAGTTGTTAAGCTCATATTTGACACATACAAGGATTTCGGAATCACAGATTACAGATGCGTACTGTCACTCCGTGACCCAGAGGACAAGGTAAAGTATCACGATGACGATGAGATGTGGAACAAAGCAGAGAATGCACTCAGAAGAGTTCTTGATGATATAGGAATCGATTACACAGAGGAGATCGGTGAGGCTGCATTCTACGGACCAAAGCTTGATGTAAATGTTAAGCCGGCCGTAGGAAATGAGTATACACTCTCGACATGTCAGCTTGACTTCTGTCTGCCAGCCAAGTTCGATCTGAAGTATATCGACAAGGACGGCGAGAAGAAGACCCCTGTAGTTCTCCACAGAGCTATCCTTGGATCTCTCGACAGATTCATGGCTTACATCCTTGAGGAGACAAAGGGCAATCTTCCAACATGGCTTGCACCTGTACAGGTAAGAGTTATGCCTGTAAAGACAGACAACGAGGATCTTATGGCTTATGCTCACAAGGTCGTTGATGCCCTTGATGCCATCGACGTTCGTGTAGAGCTTGATGACAGAGCAGAGAAGCTTGGTTATCGTATGCGTGAGGGTCAGGTTCAGAAGGTTCCATACCTTCTCGTAATCGGATTCAATGAGGCTGAGAACGGAACAGTATCATACAGACTTCACGGTGAGGCTGACACAACAGTTCTTCCACTTGACGAGTTCGTACAGAAGATCGACACAGAGATCAAGACAATGGCTCACAAGTAA
- a CDS encoding S66 family peptidase, with protein MRFPKFIKRGDTIGFVAPSFGCDTEPYKTAFGRAQENFRNMGFGIQIGPNCYVGEGIGISNKPELCGQEINDYYTSEKNDALISCGGGELMCEILNYIDFDRLRAADPKWFMGYSDNTNLTFLLTTLCDTASIYGPCAAAFGQEPWHRSVADAMAVLQGQKLSFAGYDGWEKESLRDEEHPFLPYNITEPRVIKGYPEKFQVSGRMIGGCMDCLVNLIGTKFDHVGEFLERYKDDGFIWFLESCDLNVMSIRRAMWQMDNGGWFRYCKGFMIGRPLQFGQEMMGLDQYQAVLGIIGKYNVPVVMDVDLGHLSPMMPVVCGSMGTLVVDGQDMSLSMEMR; from the coding sequence ATGAGATTTCCGAAATTTATAAAAAGGGGCGATACGATAGGTTTCGTTGCGCCATCATTTGGCTGTGATACAGAACCGTATAAGACTGCATTTGGCAGAGCGCAGGAGAACTTCAGGAATATGGGCTTTGGTATACAGATCGGGCCAAACTGTTATGTCGGAGAAGGCATAGGAATCAGCAATAAGCCAGAACTATGCGGGCAGGAGATAAATGACTATTACACATCGGAGAAGAACGATGCACTCATATCCTGCGGCGGCGGTGAGCTCATGTGTGAGATACTTAACTATATTGATTTTGACAGGCTGAGGGCAGCAGACCCTAAGTGGTTCATGGGATATTCGGACAATACAAACCTCACGTTCCTGCTCACCACTTTGTGCGATACGGCATCCATATATGGTCCGTGTGCGGCGGCATTTGGACAGGAGCCGTGGCACCGATCAGTTGCGGATGCTATGGCGGTCCTTCAGGGACAGAAACTGTCATTTGCAGGATACGACGGATGGGAGAAGGAGTCCCTCAGGGATGAAGAGCATCCATTCCTGCCGTACAACATCACGGAGCCGAGGGTGATAAAGGGCTATCCAGAGAAGTTCCAGGTGAGCGGGCGAATGATAGGTGGCTGCATGGATTGTCTGGTGAACCTTATAGGAACAAAGTTTGACCATGTTGGCGAATTCCTTGAGAGATATAAGGATGATGGATTTATCTGGTTTCTCGAGTCCTGCGATCTGAACGTTATGTCCATAAGACGTGCTATGTGGCAGATGGACAACGGAGGATGGTTCAGATACTGTAAGGGCTTTATGATCGGCAGACCGCTGCAGTTCGGACAGGAGATGATGGGCCTTGACCAATATCAGGCTGTGCTGGGAATCATAGGAAAATACAATGTGCCTGTTGTGATGGATGTGGATCTCGGACACCTGTCACCGATGATGCCTGTGGTATGCGGCAGCATGGGAACTCTTGTGGTGGACGGCCAGGATATGAGTCTTTCCATGGAGATGAGGTAG